In Raphanus sativus cultivar WK10039 chromosome 5, ASM80110v3, whole genome shotgun sequence, the following proteins share a genomic window:
- the LOC108863424 gene encoding serine/threonine-protein kinase WAG1, with translation MEDDGYYLETDLDFSFTSTTTDRTFTSSSARSSLARSSLTLSFNDRLSTATTPSTTTSSAATTLHHRRQDPHWTAIRAATTLSSDRRLHLRHLKLVRHLGTGNLGRVFLCHLRDCPTPTVFALKVIDRDVLTAKKLSHVQTEAEILSMLDHPFLPTLYARIDASHYTCLLIDYCPNGDLHSLLRKQPGNRLPVSSVRFFASEVLVALEYLHALGIVYRDLKPENILIRGDGHIMLSDFDLCFKAEVVPTFRSRRFRRVSTPPSSPRRRRRRGGGCFSAESTYEREEIVAEFAAEPVTAFSKSCVGTHEYLAPELVAGNGHGSGVDWWAFGIFLYEMLHGTTPFRGETKEQTLRKIASSDDVAFPLELLEGEGMREAKDLIQKLLVKDPTKRLGCARGAQDIKRHPFFEGIKWPLIRNYKPPEIRGLVKKSTKAHAGHVTGVSSPRRRKWLWWTLSNLLRSKRSNSKIQSNNNSYHYVGKSYNASHKRV, from the coding sequence atggaagacGACGGTTATTACCTCGAAACCGATCTCGATTTCAGCttcacctccaccaccaccgacCGCACATTCACCTCCTCAAGCGCCCGCTCCAGTCTCGCTCGCTCAAGCCTCACCTTAAGCTTCAACGACAGACTCTCCACCGCCACAACACcttccaccaccacctcctccgccGCGACGACTCTCCACCACCGCCGCCAAGATCCTCACTGGACGGCAATCAGAGCCGCGACAACACTCTCCTCCGACAGACGCCTCCACCTCCGCCACCTGAAACTCGTCCGCCACCTCGGAACCGGAAACCTCGGCCGCGTATTCCTCTGCCACCTCCGCGACTGCCCGACCCCCACCGTGTTCGCGCTCAAAGTCATCGACCGCGACGTTCTCACCGCCAAGAAGCTCTCGCACGTGCAGACGGAGGCGGAGATCCTCTCCATGCTAGACCACCCGTTCTTGCCTACTCTCTACGCGCGCATCGACGCTTCTCACTACACTTGCCTCCTCATTGATTACTGCCCCAACGGTGACTTGCATTCCTTGCTACGTAAGCAACCTGGCAACCGGTTACCGGTTTCGTCGGTTAGATTCTTCGCCTCCGAAGTCCTCGTGGCCTTGGAGTATCTCCACGCTCTCGGCATCGTGTACCGAGATCTCAAACCGGAGAACATCTTGATCCGCGGAGACGGACACATCATGCTCTCCGATTTCGACCTCTGCTTCAAAGCCGAAGTCGTTCCGACTTTCCGATCTCGGAGGTTCCGGAGAGTTTCGACTCCGCCGTCATCtccgaggaggaggaggaggaggggcGGCGGTTGCTTCTCCGCGGAGTCGACGTACGAGAGGGAGGAGATAGTGGCGGAGTTCGCGGCGGAGCCAGTGACGGCGTTTTCTAAGTCGTGCGTTGGGACTCACGAGTATCTAGCGCCGGAGCTCGTCGCCGGGAACGGACACGGGAGCGGGGTAGACTGGTGGGCGTTTGGGATCTTTCTCTACGAGATGTTACACGGGACGACGCCGTTTCGAGGGGAGACTAAAGAACAGACCCTGCGCAAGATAGCGTCGAGCGATGACGTGGCGTTTCCGTTGGAGTTATTGGAGGGAGAAGGGATGAGAGAAGCGAAGGATTTGATCCAGAAGCTGTTGGTGAAGGATCCGACGAAGAGGCTAGGATGCGCCAGGGGTGCGCAGGATATCAAAAGGCATCCGTTTTTCGAAGGGATCAAGTGGCCGTTGATTAGAAACTATAAGCCGCCGGAGATTCGTGGTCTTGTGAAGAAGTCGACGAAGGCACATGCTGGTCACGTGACTGGTGTGTCATCGCCACGTAGGAGGAAGTGGTTGTGGTGGACCTTGTCCAATTTACTGCGGAGTAAAAGGTCGAACAGTAAGATTCAGAGCAACAATAACTCCTATCATTACGTGGGTAAAAGCTATAACGCGAGTCACAAACGCGTTTAA
- the LOC108863425 gene encoding F-box protein At1g53790: MGPMKNLRQLYLEAQGTQCPNSGIDLPFDLLMEILSRVPAKSIARFSCVSRLWGYILSLACFTELFLTKSWCRRPPLLLFTFQNKESIYFFSAPQPQSPGDDSSLVPARYHVHRKHYPKDFSTRVGSPLGGFICRQDEGEVDTIVVSNPVTGESIFLPEVKSKHINIHTIPFLGYDPINEQFKVLCIKFEDIPNTSDDHQVLTLGGNKKHLWRTTLCKPHYPKSNGICIDGVLYYSAGFDWGTRVSMIVCFDVRSEKFSFINIDRSMLMTCACTLINYKGKLGALQFTLSYPRCLVFWALEDAGKCKWSKCVYTIPPLWNNIVGRSDLDIVGVTSGGEVVLAARHLLDPFYIYYYNPKGNTFVRVLIRGLEGFVRARVYTSLEYIENLKHMREYDKGVSTNISS; encoded by the exons ATGGGCCCCATGAAAAATCTAAGGCAGCTTTACTTGGAAGCTCAAGGAACACAATGTCCGAACTCGGGAATAGACTTGCCATTCGATCTCCTCATGGAGATCTTGTCGAGAGTTCCAGCAAAGAGTATAGCAAGGTTTAGTTGCGTATCGAGACTGTGGGGATACATACTTAGCCTTGCTTGTTTCACCGAGTTGTTCCTGACCAAGTCTTGGTGTCGTCGTCCACCCCTACTCTTGTTCACCTTTCAAAATAAGGAGAGTATATACTTCTTCTCTGCACCTCAGCCTCAGAGTCCGGGGGATGATTCATCTCTCGTACCCGCTCGTTACCATGTTCACCGCAAGCATTATCCCAAAGATTTTTCAACTAGAGTTGGTTCTCCTCTTGGTGGATTCATCTGTCGTCAAGATGAGGGAGAAGTAGACACTATAGTTGTTAGTAACCCCGTCACAGGAGAGTCCATATTCTTACCGGAGGTGAAATCCAAGCACATTAATATTCACACGATACCTTTTTTAGGGTATGATCCCATCAACGAACAATTCAAAGTATTGTGCATCAAGTTTGAGGATATCCCAAATACGTCTGACGACCATCAAGTTCTGACATTGGGGGGgaataaaaaacatttatggAGAACAACCCTATGCAAACCCCATTATCCTAAATCTAACGGAATATGCATTGATGGTGTTTTGTATTATTCAGCTGGGTTTGATTGGGGGACAAGGGTTTCCATGATAGTCTGCTTTGATGTTAGGTCCGAGAAGTTCAGCTTTATCAACATAGATCGATCCATGTTGATGACTTGCGCTTGTACTTTGATCAACTACAAGGGTAAGTTAGGTGCGCTCCAGTTTACATTGTCGTATCCAAGATGTCTCGTGTTCTGGGCTCTTGAAGATGCAGGAAAATGTAAATGGTCCAAGTGTGTGTACACAATACCTCCTTTGTGGAACAACATAGTTGGTCGTTCTGACTTGGACATTGTTGGAGTGACATCTGGAGGTGAAGTTGTGTTGGCGGCGAGGCATCTACTTGATCCgttttacatttattactaCAATCCCAAGGGCAACACTTTCGTAAGAGTTCTAATCCGAGGTCTGGAAGGGTTTGTACGTGCGAGAGTTTACACTTCTCTAGAATATATTGAGAATTTGAAACATAT GAGGGAATATGACAAAGGAGTTAGCACAAACATTTCCTCTTAA